ACGCAAGTAGTTTGTCCCAGTCCACTTTCAGTCAACATATTTACTACTTCGTAAGTCAATGTTCCCGAACGCGAGATCAAACCAACATTCCCTTTTTTGAAGATCATTGCCGGCAGAATACCAATCAAACACTCATCCGGAGTAATTAAGCCCGGGCAGTTGGCACCAATTAGTTTTGTTCCATGATTCTTTAAAACCGGAGTTACTTTAATCATGTCCTGAACCGGAACATGTTCGGTAATACAAACCACCAATTCAATTCCCGCGTAGCTGGCTTCCATAATGGCGTCGGCAGCAAAAGCCGCCGGCACAAATATTACCGATGCATTGGAACCGGTTGCTTTAACAGCATCTTCAACACTGTTAAAAACCGGCACACCTTCTACTTCCTGACCAGCTTTACCGGGCGAAGTTCCACCAACAACATTGGTTCCGTAGGCTTTCATTTTTGAGGTATGAAAAGCTCCGTCGCGACCGGTAATTCCCTGTACTATTACTTTTGTATCTTTATTTATAAGTATGCTCATTACTTTTTCACTTTTTACTTTAAACTTTTGCCTTACTTTTTACTTAACTCTATTGCTGTTTGAGCTGCTTCGCGCATGGTTTCAACAACCGGCAATCCTGTTTGCTTAATAATTTCCAAGCCCTCTTTGGCGTTGGTTCCCGACAAACGAATTACGATAGGCACGTCAGTTTTTATCTGATCGAGCGCTATTACCAAACCGCGAGCTACATCGTCGCAACGGGTAATTCCACCAAAAATGTTAATCATAACCGAGTTTACATTCTGGTCACTCAGCAAAATATTCATGGCATCTACCACTTTTTGCGGATTCGAAGAACCACCAATGTCAAGGAAGTTGGCAGGTTCGCCACCATATAATTTAATCATATCCATGGTAGCCATAGCCAGACCGGCACCGTTTACCATACAACCGATATTTCCATCGAGTTTTATGTACGAAAGACCTTTTGCATTTGCTTCAATCTCTTTCAGTTCTTCTTTATCGGCCTCGCGCATGCTCAAAATTTCTTTTTGACGATACAAAGCATTGTCATCAAAATTCATTTTACCATCAATAGCCAAAACCTGTTTATCGGGCGTAAGAACCAGAGGGTTGATTTCGGCCAACGATGAATCGGTATCAACATAAAGCTGGTAAAGTTTTACCAAAATATTGGCACACTGTCTGATTTCTTTTGGATCGGCAAATAACTGAATGGCAATTTTACGTGCCTGCCAGGGCATTAATCCCATCGACGGATCAATCGCCATTTTAATAATTTTTTCCGGCGAAACTTTTGCTACTTCTTCAATTTCAACGCCACCTTCGGCGCTGGCCATCAATGTTACCGACTTGGTGTTCCGGTCGTTGATCAGACCAACATAAAATTCCTTTTCAATATCGACAGCATCGGCAACCAATACTTTTTCAACACAGATGCCTTTAATGTCCATACCAAGAATTTGTTCGGCTTTTTCAACGGCTTCGGCTTTTGTATTCGCCAATTTTACTCCGCCGGCTTTTCCGCGTCCGCCAACATGCACCTGCGCTTTTACAACACGCAGTTTGTCTTTGTCCGATACATTTTGTTTTACTTCATCAACCGTATGGCACACAACACCTTCCGGCACAGGAATCCCGTACTTCCTGAATAAATTTCGGGCTTGATATTCGTGAATTTTCATATATATTAATTGTTTGTCGTCGAAAGCCTACTATAACCGGACCAGGAGCAAAAACAGGATTAAAGCACTAGTTCATTTCTAATTGACTTTCAGTTTTTAAAAATTAATGTTAAATGTAACGATTATTTAACCGTTAAACCCTTCATTTTGTTTTGAAATTTTATGACTTACAACACATTTTTTCTGTAACCAAAATCACTTGATTGTAAAATTCTGCTAAAACAGAAATGCGGTACTGAGTCACTTCTTTTTTTTCAGTAGATTTGCAGCACTTAAACAGATTACAATGAAGGAAGCGATCAGACAAGTTATTGAACACGAAGCGAAGGCCATTCAGGCTATTCCGGTAGAAGACGGAATGCTTGATGCTATTGAATTGATACACCGCCAGGTACACCAAATGAATGGAAAACTGGTTACCAGCGGAATGGGAAAAGCCGGGCAAATTGCAGCAAATATTGCAACCACATTTAGCTCAACCGGAACGCCGGCGGTTTTTCTTCACCCCAGCGAATCGCAACACGGCGACCTGGGCGTGCTACAACAAAACGATGTTCTACTGGTGATTTCAAACTCAGGAAAAACACGCGAAATTATTGAGCTGATTGAGTTGGCAGAAAATTTATATGCCGGACTTCCATTAATCGTAATTTCAAGTAATCCGGAAGGTGTGTTGGCAAAAACTGCCGATGCTTTTATTTACACCGGAAACCCGCAGGAAGTTTGCCCTTTGGGGCTTTCACCAACAACATCTACCACAGTTATGACCGTAATTGGCGATGCATTGGTAGTATCGATGATGAACAAAATTGGTTTTACCAACGTCGATTATGCCAAACGTCACCATGGTGGATATTTGGGAAGTAAATCGCGTTTACAGGCCGAGAGTGATAAAAAGGATTGACGTAGATTGATAGAAGATTGAGTAGAATGATTTTAGATTTTTAACCCGATATTGAAGATGAGAATAACAAAAGAAAATACTGTTGGATTGGTTATCGATATTCAGGAGCGGCTGATTGCTGCTATGAACGATAAAGAAACACTGCTAAAAAATTGCGAAACACTAACGCAGGGCTTAAAAGAATTGGAAGTGCCGATGCTGGTATCGCAACAATACACAAAAGGACTGGGCGAAACTGTACCCGAAATTCAGGCAGCTTTTGACGAATTCAGCTACTATGAGAAGAAAGACTTTAGCTGTTATGATGTACCAGAAATAGCTGAAAAATTTAAAGACTTAGAGGCTAAAAACATTATTATTTGTGGAATTGAGTCGCACGTTTGCGTACTACAAACTGCGGTTGATTTGAAAGCCGCCGGATTAAATCCGATCGTAGTTATGGATTGTGTTTCATCGCGTACAGCTGCTAATGTTGAGTTGGCAAAAGAGCGTTTCCGTTTTGAAGGAATTATGATGAGCTCGTACGAATCTATCCTTTTTGAATTAACAGGTTCAGCAGGCGATCCTTCGTTCCGTGCCATTTCAAAACTTGTAAAATAGAAAACTCCATAGTCATCGTCTGCTTCATTTTCAGGCGATGACAATTAACAAAATAATATGCTCGAAATTTGCGCCATCGCATCAGGAAGTAACGGAAACTGCTATTACATTGGCAACGAAAATTCGGCAATTTTGGTTGACGCCGGAATTTCTACCAAGCAGATTCTGAAACGGATGAATGAACGTGACCTGGACCACAACAAATTACGGGCACTTTTTATTACGCACGAACACAGCGACCACATGCGCGGAGCGCGGGTTATGGGGAAACGACTTCAGATTCCGGTATACATGACCGCAAAAACCTACGATGGTTCGTATAAAAATCTTCGGCCAGATTATCCACGGTTTTTTACCTGCGATGAAACAATCACCGTCGACGATTTTACCGTTCACCCGGTACAAAAATTCCACGATGCTGCTGAGCCCTGTTCATTCAGAATTAGCTACAACGACATTAACATCGGCGTTTTTACTGATATTGGCGAAGCATGCGACAATGTAAAAGAACATGTAGCAAAATGTAATGCTTTATTCCTGGAATCGAACTACGATGAAAAAATGCTTTGGGAAGGCCGCTATCCACAGTTTCTGAAAGAAAGAGTTGCTTCAAAAGTCGGGCACCTGTCGAACGACCAGACTTTTGAGTTACTGGACAAACATACCAACGGAGAACTGAGATGTGTATTTCTGAGCCATATTTCAAAAGATAACAACACCCACGAAAAAGTATTAAAAACGATGCAACCGCTTTCCGAACGATTTGAGATAAATATTGCATCGCGCTTTGAGGCATCTGAAGTTTACCAGCTTACATCCACTGCTGGTCATAAAAAACAAATCCCGAACAATCCCCAAAATTTAAAACTGCAGTTTCCTGAGTTTTAACCGGCCACAAAAGCCGGATTGAGTCTTATTCGAGATTTGCTGCTTTCCGGAATTTATTCCGCAACTAGCTATTTAATAAATTATCGCTTAAAGCTTGTAGCGTTTGTTCTTTATGTTGTGTTGGCACCAAAATCGAGATATTATGGCGGCTTCCTCCATACGAGATCATGCGGATTGGAATGCCATCGAGTGCATTGAACACCTTCGAAGCAAATCCCTTTTCTTCCTGAATAATATCTCCCACAATACAAACGATAGTCATATCCTGGTCGAGCACAACCGTACCATAATTATCCAGTTCCTCTTTAATTGATTCAAGATTCCTGGTATCATCAATCGTTAATGACACGGCCACCTCCGAAGTTGAGATCATGTCGATAGGCGTGCGGAAATCTGCAAATACTTTAAAGATCTTCGACAGGAAACCATAGGCATTTAACATCCTTCCTGAACGAACTTTAATAGCCGTAATATCATCTTTGGCAGCAACCGCTTTTATACCACGGCCATCCGACTCGGCGGTAATAAGCGTACCATTGTCAGTAGGATTCATGGTGTTCTTCAGGCGAACCGGAATGTTCTGAACACGCGCCGGAAGCACCGTTTGCGGATGCAGAATTTTTGCTCCAAAAAAGGCCAGCTCAGCTGCTTCGTTATACGATAGCTGATCGATTTTTTGAGTATTTTCCACAAAGCGAGGATCGTTGTTATGAAAACCGTCGATATCCGTCCAAATCTGAATTTCATCGGCATCAATCGCAGCACCAATCAACGAAGCAGTGTAATCACTACCACCACGCTGCAGGTTGTTTATTTCACCTTCGGCATCTTTACAAATAAATCCCTGTGTAATATAATACTTCGCTTCGCCTACCTCTTTCAATACGGGCTTAATGTGCTCGCGAATGTAATTCAGGTCGGCAGCTTTATCCTCATCAATTTTCATAAAATCAAGAGCCGGCAACAACTTTGTATCATGGCCGTTTTCGTTCATCAGCAAAGTTACCAGGTTGGTAGAAATTATCTCGCCCTGCGCCAAAATTGTATTCTCGCCAACTTCGCCAAAAGTGCCCGATGTAAATGATTTTATCGTTTGAAAAACGTCTTTAATGATCTTTAATCCCTTCTTCTTGTTTTCTTCGGAAGTAAAAAGTTCAGCAACTACCTTTTTATAATTCTCCTCCAGGTTACCAATAAAAATACGCGCGGTATCCTTATTCTTCTTCTTAAGATAGTTTGAAATTTCTACCAAAGAATTGGTTGTTCCCGACATGGCTGATAGTACAATAATCTTTTGCTCTCCATCGGTTACCAAATCCATAACAGCCCTCATGTTCTCGGGCGAGCCAACCGATGTTCCTCCGAATTTTAAAACTTTCATTTCTCTTTAATTCAAAATTTTAGTGCTGCAAATATGAATAATTTTTAAATCAATAGAAAAGCTTTTTTATTAATATGCATATTTATTCAACCGTTTTGCATATTTATTAACATTTTGCTATGATAAGTATCACATTGTGGCTTAAAAACCATTCTGATGCAAGAGGTACATTTGGCAAGAAACTAAATCAGTACCAAAATGAAGCGTATCTTTCTATTAACCGTTATTTACCTTTTTTCCTTATCCGCGATTCATGCACAAGACGAATCGTCTTATTTTCTCATCAGTAAATCGGAGGAATCAGTAGCTGAAGGAATCGCCAAAATTAAATCAGCACTATCAGAATCGGGCTTCAGAGTAATTGGCGATTATCAACCTGCTCAATCAGAGAATTTAGCCGTTGTTTGTTATACTCACCCCAAACTGGAAGAAATTGCGCTGAACTTCAGCGACCGCGGTGCATTGGCATCGGCACTAAAAATTGGATTGAAAAAACAAGGAGAGACGCTCAACATTAGCATGGTAAATCCGATGTATTTATTTTACGCCTATTTTGTTGACAACGTTGATACGCATGAAGATGCGTTACGCAAAATATCAGATCAGGCAATTGCCGCTATTCGAAACATTGGAACAATGAACGAACCTTTTGGAGGAACGCTGGACAAGAAAAAACTTCAAAAGTACCACTACAAGGTAATGATGCCTTACTTTACCGATGCCGAAGAGCTGAAAAGCTTCGATTCGTTTGACGAAGGCTTAAAAACCATTCAGCAAAACCTGAAGGCCGGCAAAGGCGAAACGGAAAAAGTATACGAGTTGGTTTATACTGACAAGGAAGTGGCTGTTTGGGGTGTTGCATTAAAAGATGCAGAAAATGGAGAAGCCCATTTTTTACCAATAATTGGCGACGATCATGTGGCAGCAATGCCCTACGAAATCATTCTTCAGGGAAATACCGCAAGCATACTTCCGGGGAAATTCCGGATTGCATTGCATTGGCCCGAACTTACCATGGGTACATTTATGAAAATAATGAGTACACCGGGCGATATTAAAAAGTCAATGGAAAAACTGACGGAATAAAAAATGAGGCTGTTTGTGTGCAACCATGAACAGACTTATCTACAATAACTTTTCAATAAAGAATTCAACCACATCTTTACCCGACGGATCTGAAATTCCTATGGCCGGAGCATAAACAATTGCCTCTGTACCAACTTCTTCGGCACGGTCTTTTAGCGCTTTTGCATGCAAGGGATGATGATGCAATTCATCCTCGTTGGTTGGGATGCCTCCTTCGTAATGATTGAACACAAAACACGGCACGGCATCTTTTGTCATTTTAGCCAGGAAGTCGAGTTCTGAGCGAATTTCTTTTTGTGCAAACAGATCAACACCTTCTGCCGATTTCAGCCCAAAAACACGGGCAATAGACAATAGCTCTTCAGGATTTTGATAAGGAGGAATGCCAATCAATTCGGGCCAGCGTAAAATGTCGTAAGTAGATTGCGTGGAGAACGCGGCTGCACATGAGATAGTTGTAGATTCCCGCAACACCGGATCGTTACTTTCGGCGTCAGCCATATCATCCGAAAAGGCCAGCCACAATGCAGTTCCGGCTCCGGCCGAACCGCCACTGCAGGCAATGCTGTTTTTATCGATATTATATTTTTCGGCGTTGACCCGAATAAATTGCAGGCAGCGTTTTGAGTCATTCATGCTACCGAGAATTCCGTATGGCGGCTCGTTCATAAAACGGTAGTTAATGCTGGCAATGGAAATACCGGCGTTGAGCAAACGCAGCCAGTCTTCCGAATCATAATAGCGGCTTTTGTCGCCACCAATAAAACCGCCGCCATGTACGTACATTACAAGAGGAGTCGGTTTGTCCGAATCGGCCAGCCAAATGTCGAAAGTATTTCGTTCGTGGTTGCCGTAACGTACGTTGGCAAAAGTTGCAGGCACGCCGGCAGCGTTTATAGCTTTTGGTAAATCTATATATTCAATCATTATTTGTTTTAGTTTTATTGGTAAGTTCCCGCAAATAGTACGAATGGCAGTATTCGGTTAGTACATTCGCAGCGGTTGCCCAATTCGCAATACGGAGTTTTCCGAAATATTGTTCAGGCGGCACAACTCATTGATCGAGGTTTTAAACTTTCGCGAGATCACCCAAAGCGAATCGCCCGAGCGCACCTTGTAATATTCGGGCACTGCAACATTTGTTGAGTAGCCTTTTGGTTTTAGCTTTTTGTGCAGGGCCATTAAACTTTCTGTATCCAAAGCATCGTCGCGTATCTTTTCTTCTTTAAAATCAAACACCAGTTCGGGGTCAAAAGGCTTTCCGTTTTCACGCATCTCAAAATGTAAATGCGGACCACGGGCACGCCCTGTACTTCCGGCCAAACCTATCGGTTCTCCCTTTTCCACCTTATCGCCCTTATTCTTCAGGAATTTGGTGAGGTGAGCGTAATACGTTTGAATATTATTTCGATGCTGAACAACAACCAGCCGGCCAAATCCATATCCCCAGTTGGCGCGGGCAATAACTCCGCTTTGTGAAGCCACCACGGTATCGCCTTTATACATTTTTATATCGGTGCCGTAGTGCATGCGCCCCGAGCGGGGACCAAAACGACTGATAATATACCCATCATTCCCGGGAACAAGAAACTGCTCCAGATAACCTTTTTGTGCCGATTCGGGAAAGCTGTCTAGCGAAGCCCGGAAACCCTGAACATTAATGGTCTTCTCCACATCAGGCACTTTCAAGGTATTAACCGATCTATCTTGCCCGAAAGCAACAGACACTGCAAAAAGCAGCAAACAAAAAATTCCCACTCGTCGAATAATCATGCTACAAAAAAAGTCAAAAGATTCTGGAATTGAAAACGACAAAGCAGGAAGATTATTCTCCGGTGAAACAATTTAACTTGTCTAAAATTTTAAATTTTCAAGGCAACTTATCTTTTTACGGGGAATTCCCTAGGGTAAATAATCATTTTTTATGACGTGAATTTCATTCTTGTTCCCATTTCATGTTAACAAATATGCTGAAGAGCCGGGAAAAAATCACCTTCGAAAAATGATGCTTATCTTTGTAGAACTTACTAAAAACAGAACTGATCGGCTGTATTATATTTCAACCAAAAAAATAAAATAAAGATGATTTATCTGGCAGACACCGCAGACATTCAGGCATTAAAAGAATTATACGATTTTTTCCCTTTGACAGGGGTAACCACAAATCCTACTATCTTAAAACAATCGGGGTTAAAACTTTCAGAAGCCGTTCAAAACATCATTGGGATTGTTGGCAAAGGAAGTATTCACGTTCAGGTGATGAGCGACAAGGCCGAAGAAATGGTTAGAGAGGCAAAAACCTACAAAAGTTATTTTAACCTGGGCGATAATTTTTACGCTAAAATTCCGGTATCGATAGAAGGTTACAAAGCCATGCGCATACTAAAAGATGCAGGCATAAACGTAACGGCAACAGCTATTTTTACACAGCAACAGGCATTGGTGGCATCGCGTGCCGGAGCCGATTTTGTTGCGCCTTACGTTAGCCGATTAGACAATATTTCGTCGCACGGAATTGAGGTAGTTAGCGACATTGTTAAAAACACCAAAGAATTTAATCTGGACACCAAAGTACTGGCAGCCAGTTTTAAAACAGTCGACCAGATTCACCGCGTGAGCATGGCCGGAGCACAGTCGGCAACGATCAGTCCCGAATTGCTTTTCCAACTGATAAAGCACCCGATGACCGACATCAGCATTGCGCAGTTTGAAAAAGACGGCGAAGGATTATACAATATTTTCTAGTAAAATTAGCGGCTAATTCCTGAAAGTAATTCATCCTTATTTCCCATAATAATGAGTGGATTGCTTTTTGGATCGAGCCATTTTAGCACCCTTAGCATATTCCTTTCGGTTATGGCCACACAACCTGCAGTTGGCTCGCTACCGGTTTTATTCAAATGAAAAAAGATGGCACTTCCTTTTCCTTTTACTACCGGATTTGTGTTGTATTCAATTACCATACAGTATTTGTAGGCATCGCTTTTTAGAAGTAGATTTTCGTAAGATTGTGCATCGGTTTCGCCATGCACATAACGATTGTAGTTTTCCGACTCCGGGTCGTCGATCCATTTATCCTCAGCAGTAGTTTTCTGATACGGCATTTTTGTATCGGCGCGATCAAGGTAGGTAAACAATTGCCCGAGCGCAAAAATACCTGTTGGCGATTTACCGTCACCTTCAATTTTTTCATTAATCGGAGCAAAACCATTTTCGCCAATACCCGCCGGCATCATTTCAAAAACCGCTTGCCAACCCTGCTTTGTTTTTTCGTAAACCAGCAAATTTGCATTATGGTCATCGGGAGCAGAATTAAAAACCACCAATACCTGCCGCACATCTGGCCGACTCTGCCATTGTATACTTTCAAGAATTTTTTGCCCCACTATTTCCGGTTTCTCCGGAGCTGTTTTACAAGCTGCCATCGCAAAGAGAAACACGAATAAAATTGCCCATTTGTTATACTTCAGAATCATTAAGAGGCAAAGTAAACATAAATTTACTTCCTTTTCCAACTTGGCTTTCAACACTAATTTTGCCTCCATGTCTCTCAACAAATTCTTTACATAGCACCAGCCCCAGTCCGGTGCCTTTCTCGCCATTTGTTCCCCGGGTAACTTCGGTACTTTCAATGCTGAATATACTTTTCTGTTTATCTTCTGCTATTCCTATTCCGTTGTCCTTGATTTTCACCTCGCACCAGCTGTTTTGTTTTGATACGGAAACGGCAATTTCGCCATCGCTATGCGTAAACTTTACGGCATTGGCAATCAGGTTACGCATAATACTTGAGAACATATTCACATCGACACTGGCAACAAGTTCTTCTTTTGCATACACTTCAATCAGTATATTCTTTTTCAACGCTGCCTCATCATGAAAACGTAATAAGTCCCTTATTTTTTCGGTAACATTTATGGGCTCTGGATTAAATGAGATGGCATTTCGTTGCAACCGTGCCCAGGTTAACAAATTACCCAACAAGTCGTTAGCCTGTATCGACGATTTATAAATATTTGAGATATGGTGCTCCTTACTGGCTTCATCCATGTTCTTGAAACTCATCAGCAAATTTTCGGAGAAACCAATGATGATATTAAAATGATTACGCAGATCGTGCCCGATTATCGAGAAGAACTTGTCTTTTGTACGGTTTAACTCGTTCAATTCTTTGTTTTTGGACGTAATTACCTCGTTCTGTTCTTTAATTTGAATTGTACGTTCCAACACCTTTTTCTCCAACCTTACTTTCTCCAGTTTCAGACGTCGTTCGCGCAGTTTTATAAATGTCCAGATACCCAAAACAATAAATATAAAATAAGCCATGTAGGCTATTTTACTGCGCCACCAAGGAGGAAGTACCACTATTTGCAAGCTCACTCCTTCCTCATTCCACACACCGTCGTTATTTGATCCTTTAACCGAAAAAGTATACTCTCCGGCCGGCAAGGCAAAAAATGGTACAAACTTGCGGTTTTCAATCTCATTCCACTCATTTGAAATGCCTTCCATTTTATAGGCATAACTGTTTTTGTTGGCATTGGTAAATTCAAGAGCGGCAAATTCAATGGTAAACGATTGTACGTCGTGTTTTAACACCACCTTCGATTTAGTTGCAATATTAACTTCGTACTGTTGATTATTACTGGTGGCAGAAAAGGCTGTAAACACAATGTTGGGCACATAAGGATTTCCTTTCAACGAGTCGGGGAAAAACGTGTTAAAGCCATTCATCCCTCCAAACAGTAGTTCGCCATCGTCGGCACAAAATGCGGCACGCAGGTTAAATTCAGAGCTTTGCAAACCATCTTCGGGTGTAAAAACCTGTATCTCATTTTTATCCAAATCGTACCGGCACAAACCATTGCCGGTGGCAAACCACAAATCCTGATTTTTGTCTTCAACAATTTCGTATATGTAATTACTAGGCAAGCCATCTTTCTCATCCAAATAGCTAAACTGCTGTGTGTGTTTATCAAAAATATTAAGCGCTGCATTGGTCCCTATCCAAATCCTTCGACGGCTGTCTTCGCACAACGAAATAACAAAATCGCTGCTCAGCTCCCCTTCTGCTTTATTGTAATGTACCAGCTTATCCGTTACCGGATTATAGACATCTAGACCTCCAATTGTGGCCATCCAAATCATTCCGTCAGAATCTTCCAAAAAGGTATAAACCAGGTTCGAACTAATTTTCCTCGAGCCTTCTTCCTGTTGATCAAAGGTTATAACCTCCTCTGTGTTTTTTGCCACAAGATAAACTCCTACAGAGGTACCAATCCAATATCGATCGTTTTTATCCTGAATGATGTGATAAATACGTGTGTTTTCCAACGCAGGCCAATCGGGACGATTAAAAAATTGCCGCCAATCTTCAAACAACCGTTTTTGTTTATTCCAGATAAATATTCCGTCCCGTGTTCCTAACCAAATATCGCCCTCATGATCTTTGAAAACCACATGTACAAAATCGTTGGGGAGGTAATGATTGTTGCTTTGTTGCGAAGAAAAATGTTCTACTTCATTACTTTCCGTATCAACAATATTTAAACCCTGTCCCCAGTTACCAATCCACAATTTACCATCGTCGTTTTTTAGTATTCCGGCAATAACATTTCCCAGCAAATCAACCGATGCCGGCGAATTATTATGCCGGTAAAGCCGGAATTTATCCATTTTAAGATCGGTTTTGCTGATACCTGCCAGCGTGCCTACCCACAGGTTTTCTGATTTATCGATCAATAGACTCTGAACAATATTATGCGCCAGCCCGCTGTTTTCCGAAGTCAAATTTTCAATGGAATATCGCCCGTCTTCTTCTGATAGAATAAAAATTCCGTTGCCTTCGGTTCCCATAACCAGTTGCCCCGATTTGGTTTCAACGATACTACGAACACAGGAGCTAAACCAAAAATCCTCACCCGATGTAAGTGCAAAAAACTGCTCGTCAAACACATCCTTATCACGATTAAAGAGGTACAATCCTTCTGTTGTTCCGGCCCATATCCGGGATTTCGAATCCTGAAATAACCCGGTAACATTTGTTTGCTGCAATGTATCACCGCTACCGGTTAAAAACGGGTAACAAGTAAATTTTTCTTCCTGAAATGAAAAGACCGCAATACCTTCCGTGCATCCAGTCCAGAGAGAGCCATCTCGATCTTCCAATACAGGAAGTTGTACATCCTTTATGGCAGGATCGAAAGGGATGTTGCTTTGAAAGTGTGTAAAATGTTTCGCTTCTGAGTCAGAAGCAGAAAGCACCGGCGGCGTGTGTACAAGCATTTGCCCGTTGCTTAAAAGCAGGTTATTATAACTGTGAGTGCTCACCTCGGGAT
This is a stretch of genomic DNA from uncultured Draconibacterium sp.. It encodes these proteins:
- a CDS encoding L,D-transpeptidase family protein; protein product: MILKYNKWAILFVFLFAMAACKTAPEKPEIVGQKILESIQWQSRPDVRQVLVVFNSAPDDHNANLLVYEKTKQGWQAVFEMMPAGIGENGFAPINEKIEGDGKSPTGIFALGQLFTYLDRADTKMPYQKTTAEDKWIDDPESENYNRYVHGETDAQSYENLLLKSDAYKYCMVIEYNTNPVVKGKGSAIFFHLNKTGSEPTAGCVAITERNMLRVLKWLDPKSNPLIIMGNKDELLSGISR
- a CDS encoding two-component regulator propeller domain-containing protein is translated as MKRLCCLLILKLALLSFAFPRELTFSNYSINEGLSQSVVNCLFQDSRGFLWIGTQNGLNRFDGEDFRIYRYLPNDSLSISNNWIYAISEDRQGNLWIGTKGGLNKYLRDKDIFERINYHTGYDPEVSTHSYNNLLLSNGQMLVHTPPVLSASDSEAKHFTHFQSNIPFDPAIKDVQLPVLEDRDGSLWTGCTEGIAVFSFQEEKFTCYPFLTGSGDTLQQTNVTGLFQDSKSRIWAGTTEGLYLFNRDKDVFDEQFFALTSGEDFWFSSCVRSIVETKSGQLVMGTEGNGIFILSEEDGRYSIENLTSENSGLAHNIVQSLLIDKSENLWVGTLAGISKTDLKMDKFRLYRHNNSPASVDLLGNVIAGILKNDDGKLWIGNWGQGLNIVDTESNEVEHFSSQQSNNHYLPNDFVHVVFKDHEGDIWLGTRDGIFIWNKQKRLFEDWRQFFNRPDWPALENTRIYHIIQDKNDRYWIGTSVGVYLVAKNTEEVITFDQQEEGSRKISSNLVYTFLEDSDGMIWMATIGGLDVYNPVTDKLVHYNKAEGELSSDFVISLCEDSRRRIWIGTNAALNIFDKHTQQFSYLDEKDGLPSNYIYEIVEDKNQDLWFATGNGLCRYDLDKNEIQVFTPEDGLQSSEFNLRAAFCADDGELLFGGMNGFNTFFPDSLKGNPYVPNIVFTAFSATSNNQQYEVNIATKSKVVLKHDVQSFTIEFAALEFTNANKNSYAYKMEGISNEWNEIENRKFVPFFALPAGEYTFSVKGSNNDGVWNEEGVSLQIVVLPPWWRSKIAYMAYFIFIVLGIWTFIKLRERRLKLEKVRLEKKVLERTIQIKEQNEVITSKNKELNELNRTKDKFFSIIGHDLRNHFNIIIGFSENLLMSFKNMDEASKEHHISNIYKSSIQANDLLGNLLTWARLQRNAISFNPEPINVTEKIRDLLRFHDEAALKKNILIEVYAKEELVASVDVNMFSSIMRNLIANAVKFTHSDGEIAVSVSKQNSWCEVKIKDNGIGIAEDKQKSIFSIESTEVTRGTNGEKGTGLGLVLCKEFVERHGGKISVESQVGKGSKFMFTLPLNDSEV